A stretch of the Vidua chalybeata isolate OUT-0048 chromosome Z, bVidCha1 merged haplotype, whole genome shotgun sequence genome encodes the following:
- the CDK7 gene encoding cyclin-dependent kinase 7 isoform X1, which produces MDARARAKRYEKLDFLGEGQFATVFKAKDKTNNQIVAIKKIKLGHRSEAKDGINRTALREIKLLQELSHPNIIGLIDAFGHKSNISLVFDFMETDLEVIIKDTSIVLTQSHIKAYMLMTLQGLEYLHQHWILHRDLKPNNLLLDENGVLKLADFGLAKSFGSPNRVYTHQVVTRWYRAPELLFGARMYGVGVDMWAVGCILAELLLRVPFLPGDSDLDQLTRIFETLGTPTEEQWPGMTSLPDYVTFKPFPGMPLQHIFSAAGDDLLSLLQGLFTFNPSTRVTATQALKQKYFSNRPGPTPGNQLPRPNCPAEAAKEQQNALLNLKRKRTEGIDQGLPKKLIF; this is translated from the exons ATGGATGCGCGGGCCCGCGCCAAGCGCTACGAGAAGCTCGACTTCCTTGGGGAGGGGCAG TTCGCCACCGTTTTTAAAGCCAAGGACAAGACGAACAACCAAATCGTGGCTATTAAGAAG attaaacTGGGGCATAGATCAGAAGCTAAAGATG GGATCAACAGGACTGCCCTCAGGGAAATAAAACTGTTACAGGAGCTAAGCCATCCAAATATTATTGGT cttaTTGATGCATTTGGACACAAGTCAAATATTAGTCTGGTATTTGATTTTATGGAAACAGATTTAGAG GTTATTATAAAGGATACAAGTATTGTGTTGACGCAGTCTCACATCAAGGCATATATGCTGATGACACTTCAAGGATTAGAATATTTACATCAGCATTGGATTCTACACAGG GATCTTAAACCAAATAACTTGTTGCTAGATGAAAATGGAGTTTTAAAATTGGCTGACTTTGGCTTGGCAAAATCTTTTGGAAGCCCAAACAGAGTTTATACCCACCAGGTAGTAACAAG gtGGTACCGAGCCCCAGAACTATTGTTTGGGGCTAGAATGTATGGTGTTGGTGTTGATATGTGGGCTGTTGGTTGTATTTTAGCTGAATTGCTCCTCAGA GTTCCTTTTTTGCCTGGAGACTCTGATCTTGACCAGCTGACAAGGATATTTGAAACACTGGGCACTCCAACAGAAGAACAATGGCCT GGGATGACAAGTCTTCCAGATTATGTCACATTTAAGCCGTTCCCTGGAATGCCACTTCAACATATCTTCAGTGCAGCTGGTGATGATCTGCTCAGTCTTCTTCAAGGCTTATTCACGTTTAATCCTTCCACTAGAGTAACAGCTACGCAG GCATTGAAACAGAAGTATTTCAGTAACCGACCAGGACCCACTCCAGGAAATCAGCTGCCAAGACCCAACTGTCCTGCTGAAGCTGCAAAGGAGCAacaaaatgcacttttaaatttaaaaaggaaaagaacagaaggaaTAGATCAAG gattaccaaaaaaactgattttttga
- the CDK7 gene encoding cyclin-dependent kinase 7 isoform X2: METDLEVIIKDTSIVLTQSHIKAYMLMTLQGLEYLHQHWILHRDLKPNNLLLDENGVLKLADFGLAKSFGSPNRVYTHQVVTRWYRAPELLFGARMYGVGVDMWAVGCILAELLLRVPFLPGDSDLDQLTRIFETLGTPTEEQWPGMTSLPDYVTFKPFPGMPLQHIFSAAGDDLLSLLQGLFTFNPSTRVTATQALKQKYFSNRPGPTPGNQLPRPNCPAEAAKEQQNALLNLKRKRTEGIDQGLPKKLIF; the protein is encoded by the exons ATGGAAACAGATTTAGAG GTTATTATAAAGGATACAAGTATTGTGTTGACGCAGTCTCACATCAAGGCATATATGCTGATGACACTTCAAGGATTAGAATATTTACATCAGCATTGGATTCTACACAGG GATCTTAAACCAAATAACTTGTTGCTAGATGAAAATGGAGTTTTAAAATTGGCTGACTTTGGCTTGGCAAAATCTTTTGGAAGCCCAAACAGAGTTTATACCCACCAGGTAGTAACAAG gtGGTACCGAGCCCCAGAACTATTGTTTGGGGCTAGAATGTATGGTGTTGGTGTTGATATGTGGGCTGTTGGTTGTATTTTAGCTGAATTGCTCCTCAGA GTTCCTTTTTTGCCTGGAGACTCTGATCTTGACCAGCTGACAAGGATATTTGAAACACTGGGCACTCCAACAGAAGAACAATGGCCT GGGATGACAAGTCTTCCAGATTATGTCACATTTAAGCCGTTCCCTGGAATGCCACTTCAACATATCTTCAGTGCAGCTGGTGATGATCTGCTCAGTCTTCTTCAAGGCTTATTCACGTTTAATCCTTCCACTAGAGTAACAGCTACGCAG GCATTGAAACAGAAGTATTTCAGTAACCGACCAGGACCCACTCCAGGAAATCAGCTGCCAAGACCCAACTGTCCTGCTGAAGCTGCAAAGGAGCAacaaaatgcacttttaaatttaaaaaggaaaagaacagaaggaaTAGATCAAG gattaccaaaaaaactgattttttga